GTCACCGTCGATCCCCAGCTGATGCCGGATGTGTGGCACTACACGGACTGCCTGCGTGGGGCGTTTCAGGAACTGCGCGACGCGGCCGACCGCAGTCCATCCGACAAGACGACCCGGCACGTCGCCTGAGCCCGGTCTGGACCGGTCGTCCGCTAGACCGTCGGCTCGGTCAAGCCCGTCACGTCATAGGCCATGATCATCAGATCGTGGGTCTGGCCATCCCGATCAATCACAAAATCGGACAGCAGGGCTTCGGGCTGAAAGCCCAAGTGCTCAAAGGTCGCAATTGCCCCTTTTTGCTCGGGCATCATCTGGGCCACGATGCGGCTCAGCCCCATGTCACGGGCCAGGACGAAGATCTCGCGGGCCAGTTGACGGCCCAGCCCCTGGCCGCGATAGGCGGGGCCGATCAAAATCCGGATTTCTCCCAGATGGCGCTGCCAGGTGACTTGATGGTGGTGCAGAATCGCATAGCCGGCAATCTGGCCGTCGGCCTCGGCGATGATGGTGGCGGTGGTATTCTCTTCGAGCTGGCGCACCCATTGTCTGACCACCTCGGGCTTGGTGATGTCCATCCGCAGGTG
This window of the Desulfurellaceae bacterium genome carries:
- a CDS encoding GNAT family N-acetyltransferase, translating into MEHTQRTSPLLITLRNGLAVTLRPMSAFDANRLVSFANSLPASDLLHLRMDITKPEVVRQWVRQLEENTTATIIAEADGQIAGYAILHHHQVTWQRHLGEIRILIGPAYRGQGLGRQLAREIFVLARDMGLSRIVAQMMPEQKGAIATFEHLGFQPEALLSDFVIDRDGQTHDLMIMAYDVTGLTEPTV